A single genomic interval of Cellulosilyticum sp. I15G10I2 harbors:
- a CDS encoding DUF4153 domain-containing protein produces the protein MRRLREIIISSIQGISRAGLRFPMTVMSLLAATAVIFKLIATSEPPSLMLQKLMFTFVVGAVLGVASQFAVERFKTLLKKRILSYGAAGGLLLGYFLILLPAPEISAEITVRSLVAVFALVCMGLWIPSYKSTANFNLTALIHFKSFFTSLLYSGVLSAGIAAIIATIHILLFKVNSDTYAYTMTVIWVVFAPVYYLSLLPKFSLESEAEEEMNRRAGLYPKFLDILVSNIAIPLISTYTLVLIAYFIKILFTLAWPSGQVGPMVLIYSAAGLVIFILSSLLENKWVLFYRKVFPKMLIPIVIMQLISAGIRLNAYGLTESRYYIILFGIFSILAGLILSFSKVSKNERLALLAAAFAILSILPPVDAFTVSRYSQISRIESILKNEGMLVNGQITAKEDASEHTKIETTSILQYLERNSSLKYINWLPEDFDVYHDLEPVFGFEPSYPSYQGERQYFNASLDTQLPLMVEGYDVLLSAFAGRYMDEKGPQDSAFELDGNAYQLKFNKTSRDEVYVAVLDAQGNELIGTGLKDFAAGLIGEHTMTRAVFSPEEMSFDVTKNDYKMRIIFQNVHYTSGSDENSGMDYVLYVLFAEARQ, from the coding sequence ATGAGACGTTTAAGAGAAATAATAATTAGCAGTATTCAAGGTATTTCCCGCGCAGGGTTGCGTTTTCCAATGACAGTGATGAGCTTACTGGCAGCTACAGCAGTTATTTTTAAGCTGATTGCGACAAGTGAGCCACCATCGTTGATGCTTCAAAAACTGATGTTCACGTTTGTCGTAGGTGCAGTGCTTGGGGTGGCTTCACAATTTGCAGTTGAAAGGTTTAAGACGCTTTTGAAGAAGCGGATCTTATCCTATGGAGCAGCAGGAGGGCTTCTTTTAGGGTATTTTCTCATTTTGCTGCCTGCACCTGAGATAAGTGCGGAGATTACAGTGAGGAGCTTAGTGGCAGTTTTTGCGCTGGTTTGCATGGGATTATGGATACCCTCCTATAAATCAACAGCTAATTTCAACTTGACTGCCCTTATTCACTTTAAGTCTTTTTTTACTTCCCTGTTGTATTCAGGGGTTTTGTCAGCGGGTATTGCCGCCATTATTGCAACCATTCATATTTTGCTTTTTAAGGTGAATAGTGATACTTATGCCTATACCATGACAGTAATATGGGTGGTATTTGCGCCTGTTTATTATTTGTCACTTCTACCTAAATTCAGCTTGGAATCTGAAGCGGAAGAAGAGATGAACAGGCGCGCTGGCCTTTATCCGAAATTCCTTGATATTCTTGTTTCAAATATCGCTATTCCGCTCATAAGCACCTACACGCTGGTACTTATTGCCTATTTTATCAAGATACTCTTTACGCTTGCGTGGCCTTCGGGGCAGGTTGGGCCAATGGTGCTTATTTACTCGGCAGCCGGTCTTGTGATTTTTATACTGTCAAGTCTCTTAGAAAATAAGTGGGTTTTATTTTACCGTAAGGTATTTCCTAAAATGCTCATTCCGATTGTTATCATGCAGCTTATCTCTGCGGGTATCCGTTTGAATGCTTATGGGCTGACTGAATCAAGATACTATATTATTCTGTTTGGCATTTTTTCAATCCTAGCAGGGCTCATTCTAAGTTTTAGTAAAGTTTCAAAAAATGAACGTCTTGCATTACTTGCGGCGGCCTTTGCAATCCTTTCTATCCTTCCGCCTGTGGATGCTTTTACGGTTTCACGCTACAGTCAAATCAGCAGAATAGAATCCATTCTTAAAAATGAAGGGATGTTGGTTAATGGTCAAATTACAGCTAAAGAAGATGCATCAGAACATACAAAAATTGAGACTACCAGTATCTTGCAATATCTTGAAAGAAACAGTTCACTTAAGTATATCAACTGGCTGCCAGAGGATTTTGACGTTTATCATGATCTAGAGCCAGTCTTTGGATTTGAGCCTAGTTATCCTTCTTACCAAGGAGAAAGGCAATACTTTAATGCTTCACTGGATACCCAGCTGCCGCTGATGGTTGAAGGATATGATGTGCTTCTGAGTGCATTTGCAGGAAGATATATGGATGAAAAAGGACCACAAGACAGTGCGTTTGAACTGGATGGAAATGCCTACCAGCTGAAGTTTAATAAGACCTCTCGTGATGAAGTATATGTTGCTGTCTTAGATGCACAGGGGAATGAACTGATAGGAACAGGGCTTAAGGACTTTGCTGCGGGACTTATTGGTGAGCACACGATGACAAGGGCAGTATTCTCACCGGAAGAGATGAGCTTTGATGTGACTAAAAATGATTATAAGATGAGAATTATATTTCAAAATGTTCATTATACATCTGGCAGTGATGAGAATTCAGGTATGGATTATGTCCTCTATGTTTTATTTGCAGAGGCTAGACAATAG
- a CDS encoding nitroreductase family protein: MVIDKAYYQMIFKRKSFRRFNDTLKLSRDEIYDIDEKVKELIVLVDTIDVKYRIVPREETTCKRGEYCLLIYSEEEENFLLNIGYMFEQLDLYLASKDIGVCWYGMGKTQVPEHDNLKFVIMMALGKGYPHEFRKDYTKCKRKETQEIWKGGSRLERVAEVVKYAPSACNTQPWRVICEKNQLKVYRTTKVKSIMPKDKVPFYNTIDMGIFLYFLDLALLYNHISFQRFLCEEEDKAELIPVAIYNLL; the protein is encoded by the coding sequence ATGGTGATAGATAAGGCATATTATCAAATGATTTTTAAAAGAAAGTCATTCAGAAGATTTAATGATACCCTTAAGCTCTCGCGTGATGAAATCTATGATATTGATGAAAAAGTTAAAGAGTTAATAGTACTTGTGGACACTATAGATGTTAAGTACCGTATTGTGCCAAGGGAAGAAACTACCTGTAAACGAGGGGAGTATTGTCTACTTATTTACAGTGAAGAAGAAGAGAATTTTTTATTAAATATTGGTTATATGTTTGAGCAATTGGATTTATATTTGGCAAGTAAAGATATTGGGGTATGTTGGTATGGAATGGGAAAAACACAAGTGCCGGAGCATGACAACTTAAAATTTGTGATTATGATGGCACTAGGTAAAGGCTATCCTCATGAGTTTAGAAAAGATTATACAAAATGCAAGAGAAAAGAAACACAGGAAATCTGGAAGGGGGGCTCAAGATTAGAAAGAGTAGCTGAAGTTGTAAAATATGCTCCAAGTGCCTGTAATACTCAGCCATGGCGGGTTATTTGTGAGAAAAATCAATTGAAAGTATATAGGACAACAAAAGTTAAATCTATTATGCCTAAAGATAAAGTACCGTTTTATAACACAATTGATATGGGGATTTTTCTATATTTTTTAGACTTAGCGCTGTTGTATAATCATATTTCTTTTCAACGATTTCTTTGCGAAGAAGAGGATAAAGCTGAACTAATACCTGTTGCCATATACAATTTACTTTAG
- a CDS encoding NUDIX hydrolase, whose protein sequence is MYFREEILKYEPVNEQEKSDKKIILQYIEHFYHNILTRENQIAHMTSSGLILNKSLDKILMIYHNIYNTWAWTGGHADGDSNMLEVALKEAREETGVSNILPLSDDLASVDIIPVYGHRKRGVYVSSHLHLNTSYVLIADENERLVINKEETSGVSWVEVNKLEQYSNEPYLIEIYKKIIERAREI, encoded by the coding sequence ATGTATTTTAGAGAAGAAATACTCAAGTATGAACCTGTTAATGAACAAGAAAAAAGCGATAAAAAGATTATCTTACAGTACATTGAGCACTTTTACCACAATATCTTGACGAGAGAAAATCAAATAGCCCATATGACAAGTTCAGGATTAATCTTAAACAAATCCTTAGATAAAATACTTATGATTTATCATAACATTTATAACACTTGGGCTTGGACTGGCGGGCATGCAGATGGTGATAGTAATATGCTGGAAGTAGCACTAAAAGAGGCGAGAGAAGAGACCGGGGTTTCTAACATACTGCCTCTGTCAGATGATTTAGCTTCTGTTGATATTATACCCGTATACGGACATAGAAAAAGAGGCGTATACGTATCATCACATTTGCATTTGAATACATCATATGTCTTAATAGCAGATGAAAACGAAAGACTTGTAATTAACAAAGAAGAAACCAGCGGTGTCAGCTGGGTTGAGGTTAACAAACTGGAACAATACTCAAATGAACCCTATTTGATTGAAATCTATAAGAAAATTATAGAAAGGGCTAGGGAGATTTAA
- a CDS encoding ABC transporter substrate-binding protein, protein MKIVGKAVSFIAVGTLAAGALAGCAASSPTSAASQTEGKVSVSAQETNKPVADKNDEPVHITFWHSMGGAGGESIQKLTDAFNASQNNVAVEVQYQGTYDEAINKLKNSALGDAGPDVMQLYDIGTRWMIDSGYAYRMQDFIDGEGYDASQLEQNILAYYTIDDQLYSMPFNSSTPLLYYNKDAFKEAGLDPEKAPVNFDELIETSKKLVKKEGDKVTRYGANIQIYGWFFEQFLVKSELEYANNGNGREDGATAVSFDTNGGALSIMNKWKEAVESGALINLGRDSDVNQEAFIAGNSCMTLASTASLAGIKNKINGKFELGTAYLPSIRQEDKGGVSIGGGSLWIMDKKDDAKAKAAWEYVKYMVSPQVQVEWAKATGYFPITTEAYKLADMTAHLEAQPQFKTAINQLHDSTGSKGALLAVFPEARSTIEENLEKLLNNEISAEAAVAKSAETINKAIEKYNKTK, encoded by the coding sequence ATGAAAATCGTAGGTAAAGCAGTAAGTTTTATAGCAGTGGGGACACTAGCAGCGGGAGCCTTGGCTGGTTGTGCAGCTAGCAGCCCAACCAGTGCTGCGTCTCAGACTGAGGGTAAAGTAAGTGTCAGTGCCCAAGAAACCAATAAGCCAGTAGCAGACAAAAATGATGAGCCTGTACATATCACTTTTTGGCATTCTATGGGAGGTGCCGGGGGTGAGTCCATTCAAAAACTTACAGATGCATTTAACGCTTCTCAGAATAACGTTGCAGTAGAAGTACAATATCAGGGAACTTATGATGAGGCCATTAATAAACTTAAAAATTCTGCTCTTGGGGATGCAGGACCAGATGTGATGCAGCTTTATGACATTGGCACAAGATGGATGATAGACAGTGGTTATGCTTATAGAATGCAAGATTTTATAGATGGGGAAGGTTATGATGCCTCACAGTTAGAGCAAAATATACTCGCTTATTATACGATTGATGATCAGCTTTATTCCATGCCTTTTAACAGTTCAACACCTCTTCTTTACTATAATAAAGATGCTTTTAAAGAAGCTGGTTTAGATCCAGAAAAAGCGCCAGTTAATTTTGACGAGTTAATTGAAACCTCTAAAAAACTGGTTAAAAAAGAAGGAGATAAAGTAACGAGATATGGGGCAAATATTCAAATATACGGTTGGTTTTTTGAACAGTTTTTAGTTAAATCTGAACTTGAGTATGCCAATAATGGCAATGGCAGAGAAGATGGTGCCACAGCAGTTAGTTTTGATACAAACGGTGGGGCTTTAAGTATTATGAATAAGTGGAAAGAGGCTGTAGAAAGTGGTGCACTTATTAATTTAGGCAGAGACTCAGATGTGAACCAAGAAGCTTTTATAGCAGGCAACTCTTGTATGACATTAGCTTCAACAGCTTCTCTTGCAGGAATTAAAAATAAAATCAACGGCAAGTTTGAGTTAGGAACGGCATATCTTCCAAGTATTAGACAAGAAGATAAAGGCGGGGTATCTATTGGCGGAGGTTCTCTTTGGATTATGGACAAGAAAGATGATGCAAAGGCTAAAGCTGCTTGGGAATATGTGAAATACATGGTATCACCCCAGGTGCAGGTTGAATGGGCCAAAGCAACAGGCTATTTCCCTATTACAACAGAAGCGTATAAGCTTGCTGATATGACGGCGCATTTAGAAGCGCAGCCACAATTTAAAACAGCGATTAATCAGCTACATGACAGCACAGGCAGCAAAGGGGCGCTGCTGGCGGTATTTCCAGAAGCCAGAAGTACTATAGAAGAAAATCTTGAGAAGCTTCTCAATAATGAAATAAGCGCCGAAGCAGCTGTAGCAAAGTCAGCAGAAACAATAAATAAAGCGATTGAGAAGTATAATAAGACAAAATAA
- a CDS encoding carbohydrate ABC transporter permease translates to MPSCRNKYLLILFNIIASAIIAAPILYAFSLSLMSSAEMSQYPPQLISNQPTFENYKKALSMVPFGQFLINSSIVCILVTFGQIITCSLAAYAFAFFEFKGKKLLFIAVLATMMIPGEATIVSNYLTVSSFGWNDSLKVLVIPFLTSALGIFMIRQYYLTVPRDLEQAAAIDGCSKFLFLIKILMPISKPVMASLGIYAFINTWNQYMWPLLTINNPAKRTVQIGISMLQFSEGKNYEVILAGALMIIIPSVIIFIIGQKKLVDGMIAGAIKG, encoded by the coding sequence ATGCCATCTTGTCGCAATAAATACTTACTTATACTCTTTAATATAATAGCTTCAGCTATTATAGCAGCACCTATTTTATATGCTTTTTCACTAAGTCTTATGAGCTCGGCAGAAATGTCACAGTATCCTCCGCAGCTTATTTCCAATCAACCTACTTTTGAAAATTACAAAAAGGCTCTAAGCATGGTGCCTTTTGGCCAATTTTTAATAAATAGCAGCATTGTATGCATACTTGTGACCTTTGGTCAAATCATAACATGCAGCTTAGCCGCTTATGCCTTTGCTTTTTTTGAATTTAAGGGAAAAAAGCTATTATTTATAGCAGTACTTGCAACAATGATGATTCCTGGAGAGGCTACTATTGTATCGAACTATCTTACAGTAAGCAGTTTTGGGTGGAATGACAGCTTAAAAGTACTTGTGATTCCTTTTTTAACCTCTGCCTTAGGTATTTTCATGATCAGACAATATTACCTGACGGTACCGAGAGATTTAGAGCAAGCAGCTGCGATTGACGGCTGCAGCAAGTTTCTTTTTCTTATAAAAATACTGATGCCCATTTCTAAACCAGTTATGGCGTCTTTAGGAATATATGCTTTTATTAATACTTGGAATCAATATATGTGGCCGCTGCTTACTATTAATAATCCGGCGAAGAGAACAGTGCAGATTGGTATTAGTATGCTGCAGTTTTCAGAAGGCAAAAATTATGAAGTTATTTTAGCCGGTGCGCTGATGATTATTATTCCTTCTGTCATTATTTTTATTATCGGACAGAAAAAATTAGTAGACGGCATGATAGCAGGAGCTATTAAGGGATAG
- a CDS encoding carbohydrate ABC transporter permease has translation MSEVVLKKSLLNHSIEQVKVKEKRISNKPKKNVLEPYGYLLPCLILFGTFVYFPFVKTIYLSLALTNRRGKAVEFVGLGNYKEIFASEAFYNSLFVTFRFVLMIIIPCIGIGLLLALLVNHNIKGKRIYEVMFSMPMAIASAPAAIIWTMIFHPTNGIANALLKTDIRWLADPKTALWAIALVTIWLGVGINFIFLLTGLKSIPAELIESAEIDGARYTQKLRCILLPLLTPQMFFVIFMNIVNAFQAFGQIKLLTQGGPGDATNVLVYGIYKEAFVNGRFDMASTQSIILFVIVFTITMVQFAFEKKGVHYQ, from the coding sequence ATGAGTGAAGTTGTCTTAAAAAAATCTTTGTTAAATCATTCTATAGAGCAAGTGAAAGTAAAGGAAAAACGTATTAGTAATAAGCCTAAGAAAAACGTATTGGAGCCGTATGGGTATTTATTACCCTGCCTTATTTTATTTGGAACTTTTGTGTATTTTCCTTTTGTTAAAACAATCTATTTAAGTTTAGCACTTACCAATAGGAGGGGAAAAGCCGTAGAGTTTGTAGGACTCGGAAATTATAAAGAAATTTTTGCTTCGGAGGCTTTCTACAATAGTTTGTTTGTAACTTTTAGATTTGTGCTGATGATTATTATTCCTTGTATTGGCATTGGCCTACTGCTTGCACTCCTAGTGAATCATAACATCAAGGGAAAACGGATTTATGAAGTTATGTTTTCTATGCCTATGGCTATTGCTTCGGCGCCGGCAGCTATTATATGGACGATGATCTTTCATCCAACGAATGGCATTGCCAATGCACTTCTTAAGACAGATATAAGGTGGCTTGCAGATCCTAAAACAGCGCTTTGGGCTATAGCACTGGTTACCATATGGCTGGGTGTGGGGATCAACTTTATTTTTTTATTAACAGGCCTTAAGTCTATTCCAGCAGAACTTATAGAAAGTGCAGAGATAGACGGCGCCAGATATACTCAAAAGCTCAGGTGTATTTTACTCCCTCTTTTAACGCCACAGATGTTCTTTGTCATCTTTATGAACATCGTCAATGCTTTTCAAGCTTTTGGACAGATCAAGCTTCTGACGCAAGGGGGACCAGGAGATGCAACCAATGTATTGGTGTACGGCATTTACAAAGAGGCTTTTGTAAATGGCAGGTTTGATATGGCAAGTACCCAGTCTATTATTTTATTTGTTATCGTATTTACTATTACCATGGTACAGTTTGCCTTTGAGAAGAAAGGAGTACATTACCAGTGA
- a CDS encoding DUF4829 domain-containing protein: MLKNKKTMFWVKIVSVVVVAMVGLYLVVSKQIETTTENLSHQGVEINTLLESPLGTPVAAYATEYNSVKITFLSDMMGFKSANEFETTEAQIVSYIDSVLRSSLTPASVDELNNNHTNQYIIKLSNNLGGYSCGFYYDTLYDKAYIVKDGGIYETGTDFARYIDSFLENTKSTFNIDGTDAAALFKDYGWTLDYQISTMKNKLGDIKSLSAFNPNAYYFAYNNELSKDIGLDMSGYANTVDIDVEIYRIHESMPEAFYPIQNGRGIIVKNGGKIIGAFISAGRHSAFTACSLKGNNFEKVTGQMLNEWFTDRVQADNTEERLSKLEPEQVIKEYFKALNNKDAKTAAYCISKKTLLGHLTSNMPNEELFNEGIGLPLTDGNSGAKSSFDNLKSSELIKVELIDETDKSVKIFRVTVNLQYNKEWTIGNGEQFWDCRMVYESPQTGWKIESFGH; encoded by the coding sequence GTGTTGAAGAATAAAAAGACTATGTTTTGGGTCAAGATTGTGTCGGTTGTGGTTGTTGCAATGGTCGGCCTGTATCTTGTAGTCAGTAAGCAAATAGAAACTACGACTGAAAACTTGTCTCATCAAGGTGTGGAGATAAACACACTATTAGAAAGCCCTTTAGGTACGCCTGTGGCAGCGTATGCTACGGAGTATAACAGCGTAAAAATTACATTTCTCTCCGATATGATGGGTTTTAAGTCGGCAAATGAGTTTGAAACAACCGAAGCCCAAATAGTGTCCTACATTGATTCAGTGCTCAGAAGCAGCCTGACGCCTGCATCGGTGGATGAGCTGAACAACAACCATACAAATCAGTATATAATAAAATTGTCTAACAACTTGGGTGGATATAGTTGTGGATTTTACTACGATACGTTGTACGACAAAGCCTATATCGTAAAAGATGGAGGGATTTACGAAACAGGGACAGATTTTGCGCGTTATATTGATTCGTTTCTGGAGAACACAAAGAGCACCTTTAATATAGATGGAACTGATGCCGCAGCACTGTTTAAGGACTATGGATGGACGCTGGATTATCAGATTAGCACGATGAAAAATAAGCTTGGCGATATCAAGAGCTTGTCTGCTTTTAATCCAAACGCCTATTATTTCGCATATAACAATGAGCTTTCAAAGGATATTGGATTGGACATGAGCGGATATGCCAATACCGTGGACATTGACGTTGAAATTTATAGAATCCATGAGAGTATGCCTGAGGCGTTTTATCCGATACAAAATGGCAGAGGCATTATTGTAAAAAACGGTGGCAAAATAATCGGAGCGTTTATCAGCGCCGGGCGGCACAGTGCCTTTACCGCTTGTAGTCTAAAAGGAAACAACTTTGAAAAGGTGACAGGTCAAATGCTTAACGAGTGGTTCACGGATAGAGTTCAAGCGGACAACACGGAGGAAAGACTATCCAAATTAGAGCCGGAACAGGTTATCAAGGAATATTTCAAAGCACTAAATAATAAAGATGCTAAGACCGCGGCATACTGTATCTCAAAAAAAACTCTACTGGGACATTTGACATCAAATATGCCAAATGAGGAATTGTTTAACGAAGGTATCGGATTGCCGTTAACTGATGGTAATAGTGGCGCCAAATCAAGTTTTGATAACCTAAAGTCCTCGGAGTTGATAAAAGTTGAGTTAATTGACGAAACTGATAAAAGTGTTAAAATCTTTAGGGTAACCGTAAACCTTCAGTATAATAAGGAGTGGACCATAGGGAATGGGGAGCAGTTTTGGGATTGCAGGATGGTTTATGAATCTCCTCAGACAGGATGGAAAATAGAAAGTTTTGGACATTAA
- a CDS encoding FtsX-like permease family protein has translation MNIVNKLTLRQLKLNKKRTLITIIGVIISTAMITAVAALGSSFMDLMQRQTMANEGKWHVLYNDVNKTQLEAIQEDEATKTLILEKDLGYAPLEGSENPNKPYLFMKAYNPAGFENFPIVLSEGRLPQTPDELVISEAILTNAKIAYKIGDTLNLDIGERYVQNTEEDQPALTQTVSLRKDEEGIQEALTKESTKTYSIVGIIERPLWEPTWAPGYTVLSYIDEGHMDLEETVSARVIVGRIEAAIFENGARLAAQNDIKEVGFNHSLLRYYGVVKDDLLRGMLFNLSAIIIGIIMIGSVALIYNAFAISVSERSRHLGMLASVGATKVQKRNSVFFEGAVIGAISIPIGIIAGFIGIGVTFLCINPVVKETLPITETFRVVILPSSLIVAAAISAVTILISTYRPARKASRISAIDAIRQTADVKFTDQSVKTYKLTRSLFGIEGDLALKNLKRNKKRYKATVFSLIISMVLFLVVSSFTAGLKKALVLSQDGINFDLEVTVESEDKEAREAVIRQIGLLSHITQLAQVDSLDAYTWIPEEAIAEYLKGTSEEALQDSKYPYHVVINVLNDEDLRRYAQEAGINFNLLKDTKKLPAVVVDTIKYKDITLDKYIETKAVKTSLGEKLDLSYYDSEREEKMPLGSVEIAALTHKMPDGVRGLGANSSFHIIISQDVFNRVAAGNDMAQKGISQRLYIKSDNPLRLQEEIEALQSTAIGTNIYLYNVFVARQREEQMIFLMSIFTYAFILLITSICAANIFNTISTSIALRKREFAMLKSVGMTPKSFNRMISYESIFYGIKALIYGLPISLLVIYLMHRTLMAKFSFEFAIPWMSMGITIGAVFIIVGAAMLYASAKVKKENIIDALKQEII, from the coding sequence ATGAATATTGTAAACAAGCTGACCCTCAGACAATTAAAGCTTAATAAGAAACGCACCCTCATTACCATTATTGGTGTTATTATTTCAACAGCCATGATTACCGCTGTAGCAGCTCTTGGCAGTTCGTTTATGGATCTGATGCAAAGGCAGACGATGGCCAATGAGGGGAAGTGGCACGTCCTTTATAACGATGTTAACAAGACTCAGCTTGAAGCGATACAAGAAGACGAGGCAACTAAGACTTTGATTTTAGAAAAAGATCTAGGCTATGCGCCCTTAGAGGGCAGCGAGAACCCAAATAAGCCGTATCTTTTCATGAAGGCCTATAATCCTGCGGGATTTGAGAACTTCCCTATTGTGCTTAGTGAAGGGAGACTCCCCCAGACGCCAGATGAGCTTGTCATTTCTGAGGCGATACTGACAAATGCTAAAATTGCTTACAAAATAGGCGATACCCTTAATCTGGATATAGGTGAGAGATATGTACAAAACACTGAGGAAGATCAACCTGCCTTGACACAAACTGTATCTTTGCGAAAAGATGAAGAGGGTATTCAAGAAGCACTCACAAAAGAAAGTACAAAGACTTATAGTATTGTAGGTATTATCGAGAGGCCGCTCTGGGAACCGACTTGGGCGCCAGGCTATACAGTATTATCTTATATTGATGAGGGACATATGGACCTGGAAGAAACGGTAAGTGCGAGGGTGATTGTAGGCCGCATCGAGGCTGCAATATTTGAAAACGGCGCTAGACTTGCAGCTCAAAATGATATAAAAGAGGTGGGTTTTAATCATTCACTTCTTAGATATTATGGTGTTGTTAAAGATGATTTACTCCGTGGGATGCTTTTTAATCTATCAGCTATTATTATAGGTATTATCATGATTGGATCTGTTGCACTCATTTATAACGCTTTTGCGATTTCAGTATCTGAACGCTCAAGACATTTGGGGATGTTAGCAAGTGTAGGGGCAACTAAGGTACAAAAGAGAAATTCTGTGTTTTTTGAAGGAGCTGTTATTGGCGCTATTAGTATTCCCATAGGTATTATAGCTGGATTTATTGGGATAGGGGTTACCTTTTTATGCATCAATCCTGTGGTGAAAGAGACACTGCCGATAACGGAAACATTTAGGGTAGTTATATTGCCCTCTTCTCTTATTGTGGCAGCGGCTATCTCTGCGGTTACAATTCTAATTTCTACCTATAGACCTGCAAGAAAAGCTTCCAGGATCTCAGCCATTGATGCAATCAGACAGACAGCTGATGTAAAATTTACAGATCAATCGGTAAAAACATACAAGTTAACACGCAGCCTGTTTGGTATTGAAGGCGATTTAGCACTTAAAAATCTTAAGAGAAATAAAAAGCGATATAAAGCAACTGTATTTTCTCTTATTATCAGTATGGTACTTTTTCTCGTGGTATCATCTTTTACAGCTGGGCTCAAAAAAGCACTTGTCCTTTCCCAGGACGGTATTAACTTTGATCTAGAAGTCACGGTAGAAAGTGAAGATAAAGAAGCCAGAGAAGCTGTGATCAGGCAGATAGGATTACTTAGTCACATCACCCAACTCGCGCAGGTAGATTCTCTTGATGCATATACTTGGATCCCAGAAGAAGCTATCGCAGAGTATCTAAAGGGAACGAGTGAAGAAGCACTACAAGATAGTAAGTATCCTTATCATGTGGTGATCAATGTATTAAATGATGAAGACCTGAGGCGTTATGCCCAGGAGGCAGGGATTAACTTTAATTTGCTTAAGGATACCAAAAAGCTGCCCGCAGTAGTCGTTGATACAATCAAATATAAGGATATAACACTGGATAAGTATATTGAGACAAAAGCTGTTAAGACCAGCCTGGGGGAAAAACTGGATTTAAGCTATTATGACAGTGAACGCGAAGAAAAAATGCCTTTAGGGTCGGTAGAAATAGCGGCACTTACCCATAAAATGCCTGATGGGGTGAGGGGCTTGGGAGCGAATTCAAGCTTTCATATCATTATCTCGCAGGATGTTTTTAATAGAGTGGCAGCAGGCAATGATATGGCGCAAAAAGGAATAAGCCAAAGACTCTATATAAAAAGTGATAACCCCCTACGCCTACAGGAGGAGATTGAAGCACTTCAAAGTACGGCCATAGGAACTAATATTTATCTATACAATGTGTTTGTGGCTAGACAAAGAGAAGAGCAGATGATTTTCTTAATGTCCATTTTTACCTATGCATTTATTCTGCTCATTACTTCCATTTGCGCAGCCAATATTTTTAATACCATCTCAACAAGTATTGCTCTTAGAAAAAGAGAGTTTGCGATGCTGAAGTCTGTTGGCATGACGCCCAAAAGCTTTAATAGGATGATAAGTTATGAAAGCATTTTTTATGGGATCAAAGCCCTAATCTATGGCCTTCCAATAAGTCTACTGGTGATTTATCTTATGCACCGAACGCTTATGGCTAAGTTTAGCTTTGAATTTGCTATTCCTTGGATGAGTATGGGCATCACAATAGGCGCAGTATTTATCATAGTTGGAGCAGCTATGCTTTACGCCAGTGCCAAAGTCAAAAAAGAAAATATTATAGATGCGCTAAAACAAGAAATTATATAA